The Thermocrinis sp. genome has a segment encoding these proteins:
- the gnd gene encoding phosphogluconate dehydrogenase (NAD(+)-dependent, decarboxylating) encodes MGKIFIVGLGRMGHGIGRRLVRFGHKVGGFDVNQKSREEASGYFSVFDSLSYVKEFFEGRKVVWLMVPHSVVDEVIKEIVPYLGREDILIDGGNSYYRDSQKRYEELKSRGIYFLDVGVSGGVYGEELGYCLMVGGDKEAFDFVEPIIKDLSYEGKGYAYLGPSGAGHFAKMVHNGIEYAIMEAIGEGFELLKESGFNYDLKEVARIYNTGSVIRSWLMELVQKSFEEFGELENIKPYVEDTGEGRWTTLEAVDFGVPVPAIALSLFMRFRSRQENSFRDRLLAVLRYQFGRHSIKKDE; translated from the coding sequence ATGGGAAAAATCTTCATAGTAGGTCTTGGTAGGATGGGACATGGGATAGGGAGGAGGCTTGTTAGGTTCGGACACAAGGTCGGTGGCTTTGATGTAAATCAGAAGAGTAGGGAAGAGGCAAGTGGGTATTTCTCAGTTTTTGATAGTTTGTCCTACGTGAAAGAGTTCTTTGAGGGAAGAAAGGTGGTTTGGCTTATGGTTCCTCATAGTGTGGTAGATGAAGTAATAAAGGAAATCGTGCCATACCTTGGCAGAGAAGACATTCTAATAGACGGTGGAAACTCTTACTACAGAGATTCACAAAAAAGGTATGAAGAGCTAAAAAGTAGAGGGATTTACTTTTTGGACGTGGGAGTAAGCGGGGGAGTGTATGGAGAGGAGCTGGGATACTGTCTTATGGTGGGAGGGGACAAAGAGGCTTTTGATTTTGTAGAGCCTATAATAAAAGACCTTTCTTACGAAGGAAAAGGTTATGCCTACCTTGGTCCTTCTGGAGCGGGACACTTTGCCAAGATGGTTCATAACGGCATAGAATATGCCATAATGGAGGCTATAGGGGAAGGGTTTGAGTTGCTAAAAGAGAGTGGTTTTAACTACGATTTAAAGGAAGTGGCAAGAATTTACAACACAGGAAGCGTGATAAGATCTTGGCTTATGGAACTTGTCCAAAAGTCCTTTGAAGAATTTGGGGAGCTTGAAAACATAAAGCCCTATGTGGAAGATACGGGGGAAGGTAGATGGACCACCTTAGAGGCGGTGGATTTTGGAGTGCCCGTGCCAGCTATAGCCCTTTCACTTTTCATGCGCTTCAGGTCCAGACAAGAAAACTCCTTTAGGGACAGACTTTTGGCTGTTTTAAGATATCAGTTTGGAAGACACAGCATAAAGAAGGATGAATAG
- the pgl gene encoding 6-phosphogluconolactonase, with protein sequence MEKRLLRLFLRLSNVFLRRKDRISVALAGGKTPMEFYKLLSNQNLPWEKLSFFLTDERFVPLDSDKSNYKNIKENLGEKAKLYPVDTSLPIDRACLEYSELLPESLDVALLGVGEDGHTASLFPKVDCKKITEKVCISSAPDGTKRVSLSYEYLNLSCVVIFALKGPTKIQAYQKLLRGDDIPASKVKGRKKTFVIFEP encoded by the coding sequence ATGGAGAAAAGATTACTTCGGCTATTCCTTAGGCTTTCTAATGTTTTTCTCAGAAGAAAGGACCGCATAAGCGTTGCACTGGCAGGGGGTAAAACACCTATGGAATTTTACAAGCTTCTTTCAAACCAAAACTTGCCTTGGGAAAAGTTATCTTTTTTTCTGACGGACGAAAGGTTTGTTCCACTGGACTCTGACAAAAGCAACTACAAAAACATAAAAGAAAACTTGGGAGAAAAGGCTAAGCTCTATCCGGTGGATACAAGCCTTCCAATAGATAGGGCTTGCTTAGAGTATTCAGAGCTTTTGCCAGAAAGTTTGGACGTAGCCCTTTTGGGAGTTGGAGAAGACGGACATACTGCCTCTTTGTTTCCAAAAGTAGATTGTAAGAAAATTACAGAAAAGGTATGCATTTCTTCAGCGCCCGATGGAACAAAAAGAGTTTCTCTGAGCTACGAATACTTAAACCTTTCCTGCGTGGTGATCTTTGCTTTAAAAGGTCCAACAAAGATACAAGCTTACCAAAAGCTTTTGAGAGGGGATGACATACCAGCAAGCAAAGTAAAAGGTAGGAAAAAAACCTTTGTAATCTTTGAGCCATAA
- a CDS encoding glucose-6-phosphate dehydrogenase, translating to MNRPKAIFILGGTGDLAKKKLLPALAKIRKNREDLKVVYSLARSKNEEWETIACSLDPDFRTLCNFIPFDVLKWEDYLRLGQVLEGLRGYELIFYLSLSPFLYEQTIINLGRLLRNFSNPRKLVVEKPFGFDLSSAQKLNNLLYRYFIEEEIYRIDHFLGKDTVQNIFSLRFSNTIFEGVWNKNFIDHVQIVAIEDVGVENRIDFYDKVGAVRDMLQNHILQMLAFTAMEPPCLMAPQFIRDEKVKVLRSLNISEFVKGQYEGYPKESSRTETFVAVKAYVENLRWQGVPFYFMTGKKLGKKLTQITVVFKEIPKSFISLLDCMPKQNRITFQVAPKNSLSIAFELRPPTGRFIACPIETIMEYNLEESLGQPLPEAYETLLEDILDSDQSLFIRADEIEVMWEKVEPLLLEEEVEVYKEDTIPEGAIKLMEKDNRSWIL from the coding sequence ATGAATAGACCTAAGGCAATATTCATCTTAGGTGGCACTGGGGACCTGGCAAAGAAAAAACTTCTGCCCGCACTTGCAAAAATCAGAAAAAACAGAGAGGACTTAAAGGTAGTTTATTCGTTGGCGCGTTCCAAAAATGAGGAGTGGGAAACTATAGCCTGTAGCTTAGACCCAGACTTTAGAACTCTTTGCAACTTCATTCCCTTTGATGTCTTAAAGTGGGAAGATTACTTAAGATTGGGTCAGGTTTTGGAGGGGCTTAGGGGATACGAGTTAATATTTTATTTGTCCCTTTCACCCTTTCTCTACGAACAAACCATAATAAACCTTGGAAGACTGCTAAGAAACTTTTCCAATCCTAGAAAGCTGGTGGTAGAAAAGCCCTTTGGTTTTGATCTAAGCTCTGCCCAAAAGTTAAACAACCTTCTTTACAGATACTTCATAGAAGAGGAAATATACAGAATAGACCACTTTTTGGGAAAGGACACTGTTCAGAACATCTTCTCCCTTAGGTTTTCTAACACCATATTTGAGGGGGTATGGAACAAAAACTTTATTGACCATGTGCAGATAGTGGCAATAGAGGATGTGGGTGTGGAAAACAGAATAGACTTCTACGACAAAGTGGGAGCGGTAAGGGATATGTTGCAAAACCACATTTTGCAAATGCTTGCCTTTACTGCGATGGAACCTCCCTGTCTTATGGCTCCCCAGTTTATAAGGGACGAAAAGGTTAAAGTTTTGAGAAGTTTAAACATCTCTGAGTTTGTCAAAGGACAGTACGAAGGATATCCCAAGGAAAGCTCCCGCACGGAGACTTTCGTGGCAGTAAAGGCTTACGTTGAAAACCTAAGGTGGCAGGGCGTGCCTTTTTATTTTATGACCGGAAAAAAGCTTGGTAAAAAGCTAACTCAAATTACAGTGGTGTTTAAAGAAATTCCAAAAAGTTTTATTTCCCTGCTGGACTGCATGCCAAAGCAAAATCGCATAACCTTTCAGGTAGCACCAAAGAACAGCCTGAGCATAGCCTTTGAACTGAGACCACCTACGGGTAGGTTTATAGCGTGTCCAATAGAAACCATTATGGAATACAACCTGGAAGAATCCTTAGGACAACCCTTACCAGAGGCTTACGAGACCTTACTTGAAGACATATTAGATTCGGACCAAAGCCTTTTCATAAGGGCGGACGAGATAGAGGTAATGTGGGAGAAAGTGGAACCTTTGCTTTTAGAAGAGGAGGTGGAGGTCTATAAAGAAGATACTATCCCCGAAGGTGCTATAAAACTTATGGAAAAGGACAACAGAAGCTGGATTTTGTAG
- a CDS encoding nitroreductase family protein, with product MKDCLKLIEILEVSTTAPSGYNLQPWQVVVVIDKEKKKKLKEICYNQQKVEDASANVVIIANTRAGFDNVDRVLDSWIELGYIQASAKEQLKETIHIGWSDPQRAKKKAVRDAALFAMNLMITARAYGLETHPMEGYNEVKLREFLELKEHQEPIMIIAIGYKDPNKTLLPRAYRFKFEEFGKVV from the coding sequence ATGAAAGATTGTTTGAAGTTAATAGAGATCTTAGAAGTTTCCACCACCGCACCCTCTGGATACAATCTTCAACCCTGGCAGGTAGTTGTGGTTATAGATAAAGAAAAAAAGAAAAAGCTTAAAGAGATATGCTACAACCAGCAAAAAGTAGAAGACGCAAGTGCCAATGTGGTCATAATAGCCAACACAAGAGCGGGTTTTGATAACGTGGATAGGGTTTTGGACAGTTGGATAGAGCTCGGATACATTCAGGCTTCTGCAAAGGAGCAGTTAAAAGAGACCATACATATAGGGTGGAGCGATCCCCAGAGGGCAAAGAAAAAAGCGGTAAGGGATGCTGCTCTTTTTGCTATGAATCTTATGATAACTGCGAGGGCGTATGGGTTGGAAACCCATCCTATGGAAGGATACAACGAGGTTAAACTAAGAGAATTTCTGGAACTCAAAGAACACCAAGAGCCCATCATGATAATAGCCATTGGCTACAAAGATCCAAACAAGACACTGCTACCCCGTGCGTACAGGTTTAAGTTTGAAGAATTTGGAAAAGTAGTATAG
- a CDS encoding 2Fe-2S iron-sulfur cluster-binding protein, whose translation MAKVKINKKVFEIPPGVRFGELHHEIEKAGVEFGCTDGQCGVCVCTVKKGLDCLAEPSEAEEETLWRIGEYEETRRLTCQLIIEKDDCEIELETD comes from the coding sequence ATGGCTAAAGTAAAGATTAACAAGAAAGTGTTTGAGATTCCACCCGGAGTTAGGTTTGGAGAACTGCATCACGAGATAGAAAAAGCGGGTGTAGAGTTTGGATGCACTGACGGTCAGTGTGGCGTGTGTGTGTGTACGGTAAAAAAAGGTTTAGACTGCCTGGCAGAGCCATCGGAGGCAGAAGAGGAAACCCTTTGGCGTATTGGGGAATACGAAGAAACCAGAAGGCTAACCTGTCAGCTGATCATAGAAAAGGACGACTGCGAGATAGAATTGGAAACTGATTAA